The following proteins are co-located in the Chryseobacterium daecheongense genome:
- a CDS encoding T9SS type A sorting domain-containing protein has protein sequence MRKFYISVLAMFTISNGYAQEIVWQKDIKSSTQDVLSQVTMTIDQQYLITGSSIRVPKMQPTGNNQNNGYDFHLVKLNQQGEEVWEKYFSGNDHDFLSATVATQEGGFLLSGTSNSEKGLDKKEDSKGGSDIWVIRLNEFGDELWQKTLGSSSEEEAKAVIQTTDLGYFIAGNIAFRESSEEKRVSGFGSKDILMIKLDKNGKEISQLMLGGDGLDEVEKMIPTKDGGALLGIYSRSSKFRTSGSESQGSTNLQSASRYSKTTENFGEGDYWIIKLSKDGKVEWEKNFGGQGDDHIKTLALTSSGYIIGGESRSERSGNKIVDIEEGTDIWLISLNERGDEQWQKSYNLKNRDVLTGMNVIHSADDKTAKGILLGGYTQAEGKIEANDETFWMVYLNPDGLEQWRKYVKGESRKNEERLSDLKINRDGSIVLAGTSAEELGKENWKIIKFGDRQIDQLIEKKDIKIYPNPVSDYTYVEIGFDFKDAAITLYDMGGRQLQSLKTRNKITKINTQNLIQGVYLVNVKTEMNKTTSAKIIKK, from the coding sequence ATGAGAAAATTTTACATAAGTGTGCTTGCTATGTTTACGATATCAAACGGTTATGCTCAAGAGATAGTTTGGCAAAAAGATATTAAATCCTCTACACAAGATGTTTTAAGTCAGGTTACGATGACTATAGATCAGCAGTATTTGATTACGGGAAGTTCTATCCGGGTGCCTAAAATGCAACCAACAGGAAATAATCAAAATAACGGTTACGATTTTCATTTGGTAAAGCTTAATCAACAAGGAGAAGAAGTTTGGGAGAAATATTTTTCAGGTAATGATCATGATTTTCTATCAGCTACAGTTGCCACTCAGGAAGGAGGGTTCCTTCTTTCAGGCACTTCTAATTCAGAAAAGGGTTTAGATAAAAAAGAAGACTCTAAAGGTGGATCCGATATATGGGTAATTAGGCTCAATGAATTTGGAGATGAGTTATGGCAAAAGACTTTAGGTTCTTCTTCCGAGGAAGAAGCAAAAGCTGTCATTCAGACTACTGATTTAGGATATTTTATAGCAGGAAATATTGCGTTTAGAGAATCCTCCGAGGAAAAAAGAGTTTCAGGTTTTGGATCCAAGGATATTCTGATGATCAAACTAGATAAAAATGGGAAAGAAATTTCACAACTTATGTTAGGAGGAGATGGATTAGATGAAGTTGAGAAAATGATTCCAACGAAGGATGGTGGGGCTTTATTAGGGATCTATTCAAGAAGTTCAAAGTTTCGAACATCAGGCTCAGAAAGCCAAGGCTCAACTAATTTGCAATCGGCGTCTCGTTACTCTAAAACAACTGAGAACTTTGGTGAAGGGGACTATTGGATCATAAAACTAAGTAAAGACGGAAAAGTTGAATGGGAAAAGAATTTTGGAGGCCAAGGTGATGATCATATAAAAACCTTGGCATTAACCTCTAGTGGCTATATTATTGGAGGGGAATCAAGATCTGAAAGGTCAGGAAATAAAATTGTTGATATTGAGGAAGGAACAGATATTTGGTTAATCTCTTTAAATGAAAGAGGAGACGAACAATGGCAAAAGTCCTACAATTTAAAAAACAGGGATGTTTTGACGGGAATGAATGTTATTCATTCTGCAGATGATAAAACTGCTAAGGGAATTTTACTTGGAGGTTATACTCAAGCCGAAGGAAAAATAGAAGCTAATGATGAAACTTTTTGGATGGTTTATTTAAATCCGGATGGTCTGGAGCAGTGGAGAAAATATGTAAAAGGAGAATCTAGGAAAAATGAAGAGAGATTATCTGATTTAAAAATAAACAGAGATGGTTCAATCGTCTTAGCGGGAACGAGTGCCGAAGAGTTAGGAAAGGAAAACTGGAAAATCATAAAATTCGGAGATAGACAAATCGATCAGTTGATTGAGAAGAAAGATATTAAAATTTATCCAAATCCGGTATCCGATTATACTTATGTAGAAATTGGCTTTGATTTCAAAGATGCAGCTATTACCTTATATGATATGGGCGGAAGACAGCTTCAAAGTTTAAAAACCAGAAATAAGATAACTAAAATTAATACACAAAATTTGATTCAAGGGGTTTATTTGGTTAATGTAAAAACAGAGATGAATAAAACTACTAGTGCTAAAATTATTAAGAAGTAA